Genomic segment of Rickettsiella endosymbiont of Xylota segnis:
TTAAAAAGATATTATAAAGTGATACGTAAAGCGTAACGGTTGCCATAATGTAGTTAGTTTCACCGCCATGGATGATCTGACTCGTTTGTAGCAAAATAATACCCGATGATAATAAAATAAATACCGCGGACAAGGTGAGCATTAATACAGGTATATGAAAGAATAATGTACCGATACTTGCCAGGAAAGCAACAATCATGCCTACCATCAAAAAACTTGTCATAAAACTAAAATCTTTTTTAGTGGTTAACGCATAAGCAGATAAAGCAAAAAAGATAAGCCCGGTAGCCCCTAAAGACATCATGATTAATTCATGCCCATTGGTGAAACCATGAATATAGTGATTTAAAATAGGACCTAGCGTATATCCCATAAATCCCGTTAAACCAAACACAGATAACAAGCCCCAAGAGCTATTTCGAGTATAATTGGTTAGGAATAATAGACCAAAATATCCGATAAGAGTTACAAAGGGATTTAAGGGCAAGGCATTGGTGAGCATTGCAATCCCCGCTGTTATTGCGCTAAAAATCAGCGTTAGCCCTAGCAGGATATAGGTTTGGCGTAATACCGTATTGGTGGCTAAAACGGATTCTAAGCCTGGATTAAAACGTATTTGACTAGAAGCCATATCACTTCCCTCATAAGTCTATAAATTTAGCTATTCTACCATAAGCAATTTTACGCTAAAAGGTGATAAGCGCTAAATTTCACGGCTATCGTTCATTCCCACAGAGGGTATCGCTCTAAGATAATTGGCATTTTAAAGAAAAGATGGGCTAGAGCAGAAAATGCGGAAGTGTAATCTGAGACATAAAATTTCTTTTTTGGAGCGTTAGATGAAAGGGCGAGCAGCTTGTTTCCTTTAAGTATATTTTTTACCACTTCAGCAACAATATCCGTGGAATCGATAATAACGGTAGCATCGTTATAAAATTGCTTAATATGCTGTTTAATTAAAGGATAGTGTGTACATCCTAAGACCAATGCATCAAGATTATGAAGAGATGACTCATTCAAATAAGACTTAATCGCGTCGGTCATAATAGTTTGGTCAATAAAACCTTCCTCAATCAATGGTACGAGTAAAGGGGTAGCCAGCGTATTTAATTGAATATTAATACCCAATTCATCTAATTTTTTTCTATAGATATTTGAATTAACGGTTTGCTTAGTGCCAATTAAACCTATTGTTTTGTCGATATAATTTTTAGCTAAATATTCGATCATAGGATCAATCACATCGACTACAATCGCTTTGCGACCTACATATTCTTTAACTAGCTCATAAGCAACAGCCGATGCTGAGTTACAAGCAATTAATATAAGCTTGCAAT
This window contains:
- a CDS encoding Bax inhibitor-1/YccA family protein — translated: MASSQIRFNPGLESVLATNTVLRQTYILLGLTLIFSAITAGIAMLTNALPLNPFVTLIGYFGLLFLTNYTRNSSWGLLSVFGLTGFMGYTLGPILNHYIHGFTNGHELIMMSLGATGLIFFALSAYALTTKKDFSFMTSFLMVGMIVAFLASIGTLFFHIPVLMLTLSAVFILLSSGIILLQTSQIIHGGETNYIMATVTLYVSLYNIFLSLLNLLGAFSGNRD
- the murI gene encoding glutamate racemase — its product is MSSNHSQPIGIFDSGIGGLTVAHAVTKLLPNESIVYFGDTAHAPWGDKSAAAIQAYSIKICDMLLKQNCKLILIACNSASAVAYELVKEYVGRKAIVVDVIDPMIEYLAKNYIDKTIGLIGTKQTVNSNIYRKKLDELGINIQLNTLATPLLVPLIEEGFIDQTIMTDAIKSYLNESSLHNLDALVLGCTHYPLIKQHIKQFYNDATVIIDSTDIVAEVVKNILKGNKLLALSSNAPKKKFYVSDYTSAFSALAHLFFKMPIILERYPLWE